In Nicotiana tabacum cultivar K326 chromosome 17, ASM71507v2, whole genome shotgun sequence, one DNA window encodes the following:
- the LOC107808255 gene encoding uncharacterized protein LOC107808255 — MNVAAGQSDEPHKFNLENIIDRTRKLWNNTPTPVKSCFPWNRALDNFVQLILDIVLTVTKYLYVPVLIVTSIIELFYCAHERKLYITLFPFLFGVAIAGILNSAAMDCGQKMLECRSSFAFDCHWPFGLFFTLLKLPGPYYPYWGLIFIPHFANGALFRTLCLAFRWYRRPRKSLEKAMPDSIVMLCSNLHYMM; from the exons ATGAACGTAGCAGCTGGACAATCTGATGAACCTCACAAATTTAACTTGGAGAACATAATAGACCGGACAAGGAAATTGTGGAACAACACTCCTACACCTGTGAAGAGTTGTTTCCCTTGGAATAGAGCACTGGACAATTTCGTTCAACTTATTCTTGACATTGTTTTGACAGTTACCAAATATTTGTATGTACCAGTGCTTATAGTTACCTCAATCATTGAGTTGTTTTACTGTGCACATGAAAGGAAACTTTATATCACCCTGttcccttttctttttggtgTTGCTATTGCTGGCATCTTAAATTCCGCAGCTATGGA TTGTGGACAGAA AATGCTAGAATGCAGAAGTTCCTTTGCATTTGATTGCCATTGGCCATTTGGCCTTTTCTTCACTCTGCTAAAGTTGCCGGGACCGTATTATCCATATTGGGGTCTAATTTTTATTCCACACTTTGCAAATGGGGCATTGTTTAGAACTCTGTGTCTTGCTTTCCGCTGGTACAGAAGGCCTAGGAAGTCATTAGAAAAGGCCATGCCTGATTCAATAGTAATGCTTTGTAGTAATCTGCATTATATGATGTGA
- the LOC107770669 gene encoding GDSL esterase/lipase At1g28640-like, with protein sequence MKPFFFLKNGIPPPPQSHDLSQISTFMKFFYEDRFSFHDCGKNNKALQKALIFMDQPGVNDHKHAFLHGKSISDASHLVPEVLETIKNSIERLINEAGAKTLMVSEILPIGCFPGFRSLFP encoded by the coding sequence ATGAAACCCTTTTTCTTCCTCAAGAATGGCATCCCACCACCTCCACAGTCACATGACCTATCTCAGATTTCTACCTTCATGAAGTTCTTCTATGAAGACCGCTTCTCTTTTCATGACTGCGGCAAAAACAATAAGGCTCTTCAGAAGGCGCTCATCTTTATGGATCAACCCGGCGTCAATGACCACAAGCATGCTTTCTTACATGGAAAATCTATTTCAGACGCGTCCCATCTCGTGCCTGAAGTGTTGGAGACAATTAAGAATTCAATAGAAAGACTTATCAACGAAGCTGGAGCCAAAACTCTCATGGTTTCTGAAATTCTACCCATTGGCTGCTTTCCTGGTTTTAGGTCTTTGTTTCCCTAG
- the LOC107808258 gene encoding uncharacterized protein LOC107808258 — translation MRKHNTSLRNSGTYTSPSTPEYGDNHFEGFQKGWSSERVPVPNNSSRRHISATALMPFNSGRALPSKWDDAERWITSPVSGHGIPKALTVQSPRQPKSKSGPLGSHFSPSVPVQEGGSTSNFIANSPFTTGVLVPDGLSIYYGPGTSARSSALYGENGMARASTAPGLSDFFTESSLPSSEDDKHDGTNETDAISCVVSRRDMATQMSPDGSTHSSPKRRSPSILSVEEPNNQHSAKIEIRDVQVDKGTPISGQSQENGVRRTRKDLKDASDSNSRWDVTDAARSMSKQQREEARITAWENLQKAKAEAAIQKLEMKLAKRRSASMDKIMNKLRLSQLKAQKMRRAISEGRRRTSKKLFPFQKYFKIGSFSSCFYCSVH, via the exons ATGAGGAAACACAATACTTCATTGAGGAATTCAGGTACGTATACTAGTCCATCAACACCAGAATATGGAGATAACCATTTCGAAGGATTTCAGAAAGGCTGGAGTTCCGAGCGAGTACCAGTGCCAAACAACAGCAGCAGGAGGCATATTAGTGCTACTGCATTGATGCCATTCAATAGTGGAAGGGCATTGCCTTCAAAATGGGATGACGCAGAAAGGTGGATTACTAGTCCAGTATCAGGTCATGGAATTCCCAAAGCCTTAACCGTGCAATCCCCGAGGCAGCCTAAGTCAAAGAGTGGACCTCTGGGGTCTCACTTTTCACCCTCTGTCCCAGTCCAAGAAGGTGGAAGTACAAGTAATTTTATAGCAAATTCACCATTTACAACAGGTGTACTGGTGCCTGATGGTTTATCCATTTATTATGGTCCGGGCACTAGTGCAAGATCTAGTGCTTTATATGGTGAGAATGGCATGGCTCGAGCAAGCACTGCTCCTGGTCTATCAGACTTTTTTACTGAATCTTCTTTACCAAGCTCCGAAG ATGATAAACATGATGGCACCAACGAAACAGATGCTATTTCCTGTGTAGTTTCACGTAGAGACATGGCAACGCAAATGAGCCCGGATGGAAGTACACATTCCTCTCCCAAAAGAAGATCGCCTTCAATCCTTTCCGTAGAGGAACCAAATAATCAGCATTCTGCTAAAATTGAGATTAGAGATGTACAGGTAGACAAAGGAACCCCCATATCCGGACAATCTCAGGAAAACGGGGTAAGGAGAACGAGGAAAGACTTAAAAGATGCGAGTGACTCAAATTCGCGGTGGGATGTTACGGATGCAGCAAGGAGCATGTCAAA GCAGCAAAGAGAGGAAGCCAGGATTACAGCTTGGGAGAACTTGCAGAAGGCTAAAGCTGAAGCAGCAATCCAGAAGCTTGAG ATGAAACTAGCAAAGAGGAGGTCAGCATCTATGGATAAGATTATGAACAAGCTTAGACTTTCTCAGTTGAAGGCTCAAAAGATGAGACGTGCAATATCAGAAGGTCGTCGAAGAACTTCAAAAAAACTCTTCCCTTTTCAGAAGTATTTCAAGATTGGCTCTTTCAGCAGTTGCTTTTACTGCAGTGTCCATTAG